From Candidatus Dormiibacterota bacterium, a single genomic window includes:
- the rpmC gene encoding 50S ribosomal protein L29 produces MKHNALGELRSLSVPELERKAKETKEELFTLRFALRTGHLTDFSKVRETRRSYAQIQTVICEKKITERDGAA; encoded by the coding sequence GTGAAACACAACGCGCTTGGGGAGCTTCGAAGCTTGAGTGTTCCGGAGCTCGAACGCAAGGCAAAGGAGACGAAGGAGGAGCTCTTCACCCTGCGCTTTGCCCTTCGAACCGGGCATCTCACGGACTTTAGTAAAGTGCGTGAGACGCGCCGTTCCTACGCGCAAATCCAGACGGTCATTTGCGAAAAGAAGATAACGGAG
- the rplP gene encoding 50S ribosomal protein L16 has product MLTPKRVKWRKAQRGRMRGAATRGSTLTFGEFGLQAMEPCWMTNRQIEAARIAMTRHIKRGGKVWIKVFPDKPVSKKPAEVRMGSGKGNPEFWVAVVRPGRVLFELAGVEPVTAREALQRAASKLPIGTRIITREEART; this is encoded by the coding sequence ATGTTGACACCCAAACGTGTGAAGTGGCGCAAAGCGCAACGCGGTCGCATGCGCGGCGCGGCGACGCGCGGCAGCACGCTGACGTTCGGCGAGTTCGGTTTGCAGGCGATGGAGCCGTGTTGGATGACCAATCGGCAGATCGAAGCGGCGCGAATCGCCATGACGCGGCACATCAAACGCGGCGGCAAGGTGTGGATCAAGGTCTTTCCCGACAAACCGGTGAGCAAGAAGCCTGCCGAGGTCCGAATGGGCTCGGGAAAGGGCAACCCGGAGTTCTGGGTCGCGGTCGTGCGGCCGGGCCGCGTGCTCTTCGAGTTGGCCGGCGTCGAGCCGGTGACGGCGCGCGAGGCGCTGCAGCGCGCCGCTTCGAAGCTGCCGATCGGGACGAGAATCATCACTCGCGAGGAGGCGCGCACGTGA